The genomic DNA tggcagcgctgaggacagaggcccagaggacggctgtgcaggacaactgtgcagaggcccagaggacagctgtgtgggacgactgtgcagagaggcctagaCGGCTGTGTGGGCTGAGAGGCCCAGacgcagagaccagcttgctgcatgcagactcgctctaactgaacgggattttagtgactgacctgccacctggaaataaagttgggtataaccctttcaccccaagaacgttttgctgtaaTTTTCTCTGGTcatactgaatccatagcgaacttgcctggggctggaacccattggcaagacaccactaTGATTAGCAGATAATATTTATCAAAAAAATACAGTCAAACCTTTAGGAGTTCACAACCTagtgagagggggagagagacacacacataaTGTACTGTTGTTCTTCCAAATGGCCACTTCGAAGCCCTTCACCTCTTCCTTCAGTCTGTTCAAAGCAATAAAGACAGAAGGGACTATCATCAGCCAAGAGTCAAGCCCTCTGAATCCCTGCAATTACTCCCCTCCTCTCGCCATGGAGTTAACTCTAAGGACTTCAACGCTCTCCCCAACCCTGACAACTgcctgaaaacatttttttctgattcagAAACTCCACCATCTCTGCAAAGTAATCCTTCCCTTAGCCTAGCTCTCTCTTTTCCACATTCTGGTGCCTCCCTAGAACGTCTCCCCTGCCccgttctctccttccctcctttcccatgGACTTCTTGCTAGCTCTTAGGAAAACAGCTTTAACCTTTTCCCTCTAGAATGGGGCTCAACCCACAGAGCACCTACctcagtgtagcacagaggtTAAACTCAACTACCTACAAGGGGCAGGCAGGACAGATACGGTTCTTTCCACTGTGTTTGCATGTTAAGTATATGAGAACATTCGATTACAAAGAAATACGCTCTACTCTTGTTCCTCCTTGGTTCCTATGGTCTTTAGTCAAACTTTCATTTCCACATCTTGACAGAGATAGGGTATGTTAAGACAGGATTCACTTTCCTCCTAATTATCCTCTAAGTGAAATAACTATGCAAGAGTGGGGTTAAAATGCAATAAATACTTAATGTCAGTAAGTGGTGGGAGACCTTTAAAATAAATAGGAACATATGCACTCCTAGAAGGCTATTCTCCAGCCACTGTCTGCTAAGTGGAACATGGACCCCGTGTGACTAGATCTTTTGACTTTTCAGGAGACAGAAATCCAGATATTTTTGTGAAAAGTAATGTTTAAAATGCTGACagctaaaattcagaagaatttcAAATGCTGCGAAAGCTAAAGAAACAAGTTTACAGGGTGCAGTAAGATTGCCAGGGTGCCATCTGTGGcactgtaattctctttttttttttaattttttattaaggtatgattgatatacactcttatgaaggtttcacatgaaaaaacaatgtggttactaaatttacccatattagcaagtccccacccataccccaatgcagtcactgtccatcagtgcagcaacaTGCCAGAGATTATGGCACTGTAATTCTAACAGGTGTTCACCTGATTATATTTGCTTAATTTACAACAGACCATTCTATGATTATGTCATTTATAGAGATCAGTAACCTGTTCTGTATTCACTCATCATATTTGTGGTATATCTGTGTTGTCTAGCCTATCTCCACATTTActctcctttcccttttcttccctttctcccccccacaAGGAGTTAAGACATAGCATTTTTTAAACCAAAGCTTGGAGTCAAATTAGTTAACAGATTATACTAGCTAAACATAGTGGTTGGAAACTTTACCAGTAATCTTACTGCAAGTCCTTGTTCAGAGAACTGAGTAAATGTGATGAGCATGCACGCACACAAAAACATCAGTATGATGCAAACTGAAATTGCAGTATGTGAGTCACTGCTCTTCAACACCACCATATGCCTTCCTTACAGCTGAGAATCTCCATCCAGAGGTTTTTTGTCCCACTTCTGAACTCTAACCATTTGGCACGCGTCAACTCCTCAGCATTTACCCTACATTTTTATCACAACTGCATATAACTCTATCTTTCCTGTAAGAGCAGGGACTGTGTATCTCTCCATTGTATCGCCAGGCCTGGCACAGTGCCTAGTACATAGATGGCAAAGCAAGAGTTACTGCATAAACCATTATCATAATACAGATAAAAGCTTCCATTCCCAGAGCACTCACTTAGCAGTAGTTTACCTACAATTATACTGCAAGTTTTCCCAAGCAAGACCACCTAACCCAAGGCAGCTCCCCATCACCTCCCAGCACATGATCTTATTTCATCTCTCCGAATAGGATTTACTGCTATGTGATATATTCTTGTTTAATTACCTGTCCCCACTAGAATGGAACTCCAAGAGAACAGTCATCTTGTCTACCTCCTGCttggtacaaagaaagcaaataaatatatCTAAACTTCCCACCTCCTTGTGTGGCCGAGTTGACATGCACACAGTAGACCACAGTaagtgtattttacattttaaatttagatttCAGGATACGGTGTGTTGAATATTTTATGGCATATAATGACTTCTGGAAGGCGGAGTGAAATAATAGTAAAAATTTGGTCATACTCCCCTAGGCAATGACATGGGTGCTAGAATTTTTGCCGCAATAAGAAGCCACTTCCTCTGACATAAGGTCCCCCACTCCCGTCTGGGTCTTGCCACATCCTCTGACGCAGAGTTCCCGACGGCGAGGCGGCTGGGGCTGTCAGGATTCCAGACGCTCACCCTAACTGAGGGGCAGCGGAGGGGTCGCTGCACCCCTTCTGCCGGAGTGGGCCGCCAGGGGGTGCGCAGGAGGGTCTCCGCAGATTCCTGCCGCTCGGCGGGCCGGCCGTGCCCGCGGCCTGAGCCTGCCTCCCACAATTCTGCCCTCGCTCTCCTCCCTACGCGTCCCGCTTTCTTGCACCTCCAAAGCCCAAACGCACTGCAACGAACCTAGCCTCCAGGGACTACGTCACCGAACCCAAGTCACGTGAGGGGACGCGCGCTGGGACCTACCGGGTCCGGGAGCTCGGAGCCTGGGACTGCGCCGGGACCGTCCAGCTCTTGCCCCGCCCCTGCCCTCTTGCTCCGCCTCCGCTCCTCCCGCCCCGCCAtccggccccgcccgccccgccgcgGCCCCGCCCACCCAGGCTAGGCCTCCCGCCCGCCTCCCAGGGCCCCACTTACCCTGCAACGCACACTTCCATCGGCCGATCAAGTGGCTGCTGATTGTCGCGGCTGCGGCTTCTCGTCCTCCCGCGTCACCGCCGCCGCCATGCCCGGAGGTCTCCTCCTCGGGGACGAGGCTCCCAACTTCGAGGCCAATACTACCATCGGCCGCATCCGTTTCCACGACTATCTGGGAGACTCGTAAGTGGCCCCCTCGGAGCCCTGCCTTGGCCTCGGATCACGGCCGGACTCGAGCTGCCTTCCATATTTCTTCAGCCTTCCGTCCTCCCCCTCGGCTCCCTGTTCCGCCCGCTCCTCCCGCACCGGTTCCCTCACGTGCGTGCTCGCTGGGGCCTGAGAGCCGCTCCGGTCCGGGCCCCGGGCCCCAGCCTCGGCCCTACCCTGCCCCCGGCCCGGGATCCCCTCGATGCCCCCGACTCCTGATGCACCTGGGCTCCGGCCCCGGATCCCCCGAGTCCACCCGAGCCCCGGCATGGCCGGGCTGTCTCCGGGGCGGGGGACTGGACGAGTCAGGCTCCCGCAGGTCCGCTAGCTCGGGGCCGTGCGGAGAACGGTTTGTTGTGAGTTTGACTCGTTCCGTAAACTGCGTGTAGCGCGGTCAAACCGAGGCTGGGACGCAGGGGCCGGGTCGCGTCGGTCGCACCTTCCTTCTGTGTTCTGGAATTTGCTCCCTGGGGAGGGTTGGTGCCTAAGACCGAGTCAGAAGACACTGCTGCTGAAGGTTCGGAGAGGACCCAGCGTGTTACCTGAGGGTTCTGCTTGCTGCAATGACATCTGCAGGCTTCGCGGCATAAAGTGCAAAATTTTAAACCGCCAGCTACCAAATAAGTGGCTGAAAGACTTTTTGTCCGGAGCCTCCCCCCGCGGTCAAGATATGATTTGGTAACAGCTTTGGGAGGAACCGAGAACGCTCAGTATGTGTGCCCCTCATTCCAGAACTTGCAACACTGAGAGAAGAGCCCGCTGAGGTTGTTGAGTCGCTGTGACCTATTCTGGGCAGAGTAGGCCGTGGCAGGCGCCGGGACACGCGTGCCGCCCCGCTCTGAGACCCTTTTGTTTCCCAGTGGTGCCGCCTCAGTGCCTCCTCCCCCTTCCACGTGGCTTCCAGCAGCAAGCACTTGGTCTTGCTGGTGAAAGCCGAATTGGTGACCCATGGTCTGCTGGCAGTTATACCGTTATGACTAAGAGTAAATTGGTGTCACCCTGGTTTTACAACTCCTGAATCAGCAATTGTAAGTTGCTTAGTTTTAATTTGAAACATCCCAGATGTATCTAGTTATGTTATGGTTCAGGAGTCCCAGTGGGCCCTGCACACTGGTGACAGAAGGCTTAACAGTGTCTAGgtatctatatgtatatacagaCGAGGAAGTTTATGAGTCATCAGTGATTGACAGGGCTGTACCAAGAACTGGGAGAGATTTTTATCCTTGAGGCCCACCCAACCCTACCACCCCTTAAATCCATTTTCCAGCCACTGGTTAAGGGAAAAGCTAAGCATTATGAAAGAGAACCAGGCTAGAAAAAGGATGAGAAGTGGCACTCAGACTTTAAAGGCAGGAAAAAACTTCAGAAATACAGACTGATTCCAGTCTCATAGTGGGGTTCTAGGTATTAGTATTTTCCAGAACCCCATGGGATTTTCAAAGCACGGTCCTTCCCCTTCCTACCTACAGCCCTGAccctataaaacaaaaatttgccAGAACCCTAAGGTTTTCTAGAGAGAAGGTAAATATTAACATAAAGCATATTTatgatataattataaataatataaatgctgTCACTAAGCTAACCGTACTTTTTTGTGGGGTAAGGGAGGTTGTTGTTTATTGGTTTCTGATCTATCTTGGTTAAAATTGGTACCTTCTCTGGGAGCCACCAGCAGGAAGATGAGAAAAATACTGCATCTATGAACAAATACGAGTCTGCTTCCCATCAGGCATGGGCAGTATTCCCTGCCCTACCCCGAAAAGAAGCTTGAGCACTTTCTGTCATTATAATACGTGGATTTGCCCAATATAATTTTTCCCAAACCCCATTCTTTATGGGATGGCAAGTCAAACTGTCAGTTTTTGATCCAAGTGTTTTttggaaatttaaataatttaaataattttaatagtttaaaattttgCCCCCTGACCATTGGAAACAACTAAGGGGTTTAGGTGCCGCGTTTGGTGACTTTATTGAGCCTTATCACTATTTCTGTACGTATGTGCTAGAAGCAGCTTCTGCACATCACATCTTCACCAAATAAAACATgcattggtggtggtggtggtggtggtgttactGAGTGGGGACCCTTACCGTAAAAGAGGAAATCTTTTGTCTTTTGaaaatgaggaaggaaggaaatgggaTAATGTAATTGAATTACTTTGAAGAGCAGCAGTTGGGAGATTTAGCCCGCAATAGGAAGACTTTCTCAGAAAGTCTACAACTCCTCCTAGCCATGCATTAACTGGAGTTGGCTTCTAAAAGGGAGGATGTGAAGTGGCGTAAAATGATCCTTTAGCGTGATCAGCAAAACAGTCTCGACTCACAATGGAAAAAGAACACCTAACTTGTCTAATTCATCACCCTTTTGACGATACAGGAGGAAAAaatgctctgttcatttttttttcaacttctggAGACTTTCTCTGAAGTCACATCTGACCCTTACACAAATCTTTTCCCTAGACCTAAGGCCAAGATTTTACTTACAtttcaattatttcaaaatgtgtgTGTCCCCAGTATTTCCctttataaaaaagtaaacatacCGCACCCCTCCACAATCTTGAAATTTTACTCCTCCCTTCCCAAGCCTCCCTTCCCTACCCTTTTTATAAGAGGGTCTTTCCTGAAGCCTTGAGAGCTGAATGGCATATAGAGGTGGGAAGAAAGTATCCTTGtctctgctttgttttttgtGCTTCAGGAAATTTGGTAAACTTTGGAGAGGTCATTGTGACATCTAGGCTATATTTAGTAATCGTCAGAGTCCTGCTTAAATGTTGTAAATCAATAGCCATGTGGAAAACCGAgagttaaattttttcttttcagtagaAAGAGTACTATCTGTCACCAAGGAGAAGGAAATGGTACTCCAAAGGGTTTTGGTGACTTTTAGCTTGAAACATGTTTAAAATCGATACAAGTTTAACCTTAGGCTGTGAGGATTTAGGTACTGGCTATCTGAGAATCTGTAGTTATAGAATCTGTACATTGTAGGCTGTCACTTTTCTACCTACTGGGTCTAAAGCAAGAAGAAAAACTGCAAATGAAGAGATAGGTAAAACTCTTAAAAGTGCTATTACTTTGTCAAGGCACAAATATTGGGTGTCCTGTTTGTCAGGTTAGGTCAGTAAAGTAGTTTTACAAAAACTTTTTATATCCATTCCCTTTCAGTAAGCCACATGTTAActttaattttacatataaatagaGGATAGAAGCCTATTTATTTCAGATTACATAATCTTTATTACTGCAGTCAGGCATTTATTGGATTCAGGGCATACTGGGACACCCATTCTGGGAGCTGAATGTCAGAGTCTCTGTGCTTAGAATAAAATAGTTATTTCAATAAGCTACTTAGTTTGCGAAGCACAGTTTACTAGCTGAAAAGGAGTCATGGTGGCCCTGTAGTTATTAAAGGAGGCAACACCCTTAAATTACagtctttcaaaataatttattatgatAAATGTCCTGTCTTTGAATTGGGCTTTAAACATAGGCTTTTCTAGAGGTAAGATCAAAAggtatttctcaacagaaattttaTAAGTAATTGTCTTTTTAAAGCATTTCATTGTAAAAGCAAAGCCATTTTTGATCTAGCATTTGTGAGTTCTCATTCTCCATGATGTTGGGTGATAACATCGTCATTCGGTTGTGACCTACTTTTCCTTCATTTCAGATGGGGCATTCTCTTCTCCCACCCCCGGGACTTTACCCCAGTGTGTACCACAGAGCTTGGCAGAGCTGCAAAGCTGGCACCAGAATTTGCCAAGAGGAATGTGAAAATGATTGCCCTTTCAATAGACAGTGTTGAAGACCATCTTGCCTGGAGCAAGGTATAGTTCTGATTTGGCATGGGCTTTTAGAGAACACGTCATAAGTATATAGAGTAACTTGGCTTTTTAAGGCAAAGATACAAGTAAACCTCAGACTCAGACTTCTCTAATTAATTGAATATCTGGCTTGGATTACATAGTAACCTTCACCTTATTCAATCCAGTAGTCAGTTCTCAGCCCTCATCTTTCTTGTCCAATCAGCACCATTCAACCAGCTGATCTCTGTATGTCCTGAAACAGTTTCCCCTCTTGGCTTCCCAGACGCCACATCTGTGGCTGTTCTGTTCATGCCCAGACTGAGTACCATCATCTCCCAACTCTTTAATTTATGCTGGAGTTGCATGGACTTGTTTTTTGGACCTCTTCTCTTTTTATCTATACTTGGTGAAGCTCATCCACTCCCATCTATATTTTATGATTCCCTGATTTCCATCTCTAGGTCAGACTCTCCTGGCTTCCAGATGGTCATAACCACTGCCTACTCAGCACTGTGTTCAAAACTGGGCTCCTGTTCTTAATCCCAGAACCTTAATTTAGCTAATGGCAACTGCATTTTTATAGTTGCTCAGGCAGAAATCCAGGAGTCATCTTAATTCCTATGGTTTTTTCACATCATACGTCTGATTCAGCAGCAAACTTGTCTGCCCTACCTGCAAAGTACAACCAGAATCCTACTTGGAAGACTTTTCCCCAGGTGTCTTTGTGACTCGTCCTGGACTCTTTCAGGCCTTGACTCCAGGGACACCTCATGAAGATCTTCTTGGTGCCCTACAGGTGTAACTCCCCTCCATACTCCTATCCACCTCTGATAAATTTTTCTCCTGAGCACTTGTCACCATCTACTACAATACCTTGGACATTACTGATTTCATTTGCTTGTTTGTGTCTCTCCGCCAGAGTGGAGGCCCAGGAGAGGCTCCTATTTTGTGGCAACAGTGCTCGTCCCTCATTGCATCCCAGGCAGCCAGTacctatttgttgaataaaagaacTGAAGGACTTGTCCACTCTGAACAAAACTATTCACTTGGACAATAAATGTGGTCTACACTCAACATGAGAACATCCTAATGACTTTGCTGCCCTGTCCTACTAAATAAAGATGGGGTGACTCAAGGGATGCTTACTGCGTAACAGGCACTACCTTTTAAAGTATAGGAGCATACCCGGGTTCATCTTAACTGGTGATCTTCTGTCTTAGAATCTTCAAAATTGTGATTGCACTGAATGGGAAACAAGTCCTAACTATCAGACATAGGGCCCAAACTTTGACATGGAACTAGTTATAGAGGAAACCTCTAGGTGCTTCTAGCATGAAGCTATATCAATTATTATTTAGTTGTGGTGGCTTGATAGGCAGCCAGTGACAGCAGAAGGGAAGTTAAGATAATAAAATCAAGGCATATGTCGTATTTGTTGCTATCCATTTCAAAGTTTATAAATGCCACTTTTATCCTATtgcatttctgttgagaaatccacAAAGGTTCTGTGTGTCTGGCATGCCATCAAACCCCTGCTTTACTTTCAAGGCTCCACATAATAGACCTTATTCCAGCTTTAAAATCTCTTTTCCAGTACTCGCTGAAACTCTACCCAGCCAAGGCCTAAAACTCTACAAAGCCAACTTAGCTAAAGTAAATGGGATAGATGTCCAACTAGAAGAAATAGGGGCCTATCTTTAATTACAGAGTAACTGTAATAGTGGCACTCTCACTGGTCATCTGTAATGCTGATGCAAAGTAATTAAGAGTTGATAAACTCTCCTATCAATAGTTTCTGTTCAGGCTTGCCTACATGTTTCGTTAATATTGTTTCCCATCCCTATAATGCCTTCCTTTTCCCTGTGAAAATCGTACCCAGCCTTCAGGACCCAGGTAGAAGTCCTACCCCTTTCTTGAATCCTTCCTAATGCAGCAGTCCTGCACATGGTAGTATACTTCACCATTCACAATCTGACGTCCAAGTATTACATTTTTGCATTTGCTGGTATTTCATACGGGAACCATCTAACTAAGTAGAAATTCCTTTGAAGGCAGGAACTGTGTCTTACTCATACGTATCCCACATGTACTTATAATGAGGTTAGCCCACCTTAAGTGCTGTATCAATGCTTGATCAAATAATGAAGCTAGGTTTCCCCCCCCACCGAAAAGCTTCCAAAGATAGGAGAAGTAGAGATGAATGAAGTTTTACTAAGGGAAGAGAGGGTAGAGAGAGGGGAACGGTACATTACTGTCTTTTAGTTCAGGCTGGAAAGGCTTTGTTTTCTGTGTGGATTTCACCTCAGTGTAAATTTACCTCTGCCTTTCTGCCCATAAAAAATATACCTTTGACTTGTCCTTGAAGTATATTTTCAACTCTCCCTTCTTGTGTTtaagttttatgatttttttcaccTCATTTCTTAATAACTGTCTTACAACGGCTTAATGTCTGAGTTAGGGTGTTTTTGAGGAAAAGGGACCAgatctatgaattaatctttgCATGTCACATTATTTCTCGATGTAATGGACTTAATGAACCCATTATTTCTGGTGGTTCTTTTGGGTACCCAGAGGTACCCTAAATTGAGATCTAACTCTACATTGTTCAACTTTTTAAAGAGTTTACTGCTTGCAGCTTTCTCACAGCAGTAAGAGAATTGGGCATGGAAACAATCTATGGTTATGACCTTAGTACTACACCATACTGTTATTCATGTCTGTGATAACTGGGATGAGGagtgttcattttcttaaaattgcTTAGAGAAAATTGGGGGGATAATGGTCCCCTCTTGACTGAATCCAGAAGATGTACCTGGTTTggatttctctttccctctcatcTGCCTTGCAGGATATCAACGCTTACAACGGTGAGGAGCCCAGAGAAACGTTACCCTTCCCCATCATTGATGATAAGAATCGGGAGCTTGCCATCCTGTTGGGCATGCTGGACCCAGCAGAGAAGGACGAAAAGGGCATGCCTGTGACTGCCCGTGTGGTGAGTTGTGGAAGTCAGATTACGTGGTCGTCAGGCTGTACGTCTAAGTGTGCGTGGAGCAGCTAGAGGAAACAGGTGCTCGCCTCCAATTCCAAAATAACTATTCGCGGCGGTCTCACTGATGATCTGTGATGCCGACGCACAGTAAAATCTTCAgctaaatttttttaacttcttaaatTCATAGCCTTTGGAAAGCTACATAAAATAAGTAGTTTTTTTAAGATGTCATCTAGAAGTGAGGAATCTCTTCTCTAGCTCTCCTGACAGTCCTCTCTAAAGTGATGGATCACATGTATTCTTCGTAAGGCCACTCTGGTTTTGAATGCCTGTTCTCTCCTAACCCACTAGAGAAAAACAGTCCCTCATCAGCAAAAATGTACAACTCTTTGAGGACCGGCATCAACTTTCATGTCTGTTTCCATGATTAGCGTCCCTAGTTAGCATAGTATCTTCTGAGGCCTTTCCTGGAGTCGGTTTGCGTGTCAACTTTTCTTACTGAGACAGCAGAAACCAATGAATTGTCTTCTAAATTTCAAACAATAACATGGAGAAGATTATCTACATCCTGGCCACCCAGATCAGCAGTGTGATGTATCCTAGATGTTTAGGGTTGttcttgtggttttggttttttgttttttttataccCTTGAACATTTTTAATGATGAAGGGCATTCTGAGAGTCTTTAATGTGAAAAACACCTAACGCTTCCTACTTATACATCTGTGTGCTTCGCAGGTGTTTGTTTTTGGTCCTGATAAGAAACTGAAGCTGTCTATCCTCTACCCAGCCACCACCGGCAGGAACTTCGATGAGATTCTCCGCGTAGTTATCTCTCTCCAGCTGACAGCGGAGAAGAGGGTCGCCACCCCAGTGGACTGGAAGGTAAAGATGTTAAAGGGCAGGGACCCCACTTGCCTGGAAGGCCTGGGGACCATCTCTGAGTGGCCGCCTTCAGGGTCTGTGTTACCTGGGGCTCTGCTGCCTGCAGAGACACTGGGAAGATTTCCTCATGGCCGAGTTTAAGAAAGATATACTGAGGGACCATTTTCAAGGTCTTTAATAACTTTTATATAAAACACCAACTCCCTATATTGCTTTCTAACTTTTAGATTATTTAGACAAATTAATGGGTCAGAATGAGTCCCTTTCCtaataaaaggattttttttttaaacctttaaatTTTCTCTGACGGCAGAACATTTACAACAAAACTTACATTGACCACGTAGGTCACGGCTATAAAACTATTTGGTGTGTGAATGTCATGAAGCATTTCATTTATCTTAAGCTTCAGTCTTCTAAACCCATGTAGAATTCTCTGGAACTTGTCCATAAATTTTTAATCTCTAGGATTTCTGCCTTATATAGGATGTAGATACTATCACAAGAGTATCTTAATGCtgctacatttttttaaatatgcgaACCTGAATaccaggttttttttgttttcttctgacagGCAAATCATTTAAATTCTATAGCTGTTCATTGAATGTATGTTTATTGAGCCCAGGCAGTGGGCACTGAGGTATAGCAATGAACAGTATGAAGTCTGTGCCTTCATAGAACTTAACGTTCCTCTGGGTagagacacattggcaaacaagTTTGTAGCATACCAGGTGGCAAGGAGTGTGACAGAGAATAACCAAGGCAAGGTGGGGAGAATGGAGCACAGGAATGGGAGGATTGGTTTTATATTTGTCAAGGAAGGCCTTTCTGTGAAGGGCTCTTTGGGAAAGACAAGAAGAAAGTGAGGGGCCACATCATGCATATTTGTTatcctggcagagggaacaggagGGAGCTTCACCTAAAAGTGAGCCCGGCATGTTGGAGAAATAGGAAAGATACAGTGCCTGGGAAAGGGGGGCAGGAGGGGATGAGGGGCCAGGGATGAGAGAGGCAGGACTCAGTTATGCAAGGCAAGAGTAAGGACCTTGAATTAAAATCTTAATGTGCAGTGGCAATCCATTACTTTAAGACAGGTCTATTTCTTGACAGAGTAGGGAAATATTTCCCTCACAGAAGTGTCAAAGGTCAACTTGTGAAAACATGCCTCTGAGGGGAGGTAGCAAATAATACTTGATTACTCTCATTAGCCCCTGTAGCTACTTTTCTGAAGTTAATTCTTGCCCTTTGACTTCACAATAGACTGAATTCCACCATTCTCAATGTCTTTGAATAGGATGGAGATAGCGTGATGGTCCTTCCAACCATCCCTGAAGAGGAAGCCAAAAAACTTTTCCCAAAAGGAGTCTTCACCAAAGAGCTTCCATCTGGCAAGAAATACCTCCGCTACACTCCCCAGCCCTAGGTCTCCAAGGAGTCGGTACTGGAACCGCTCACTCAGCACAGTGAGCTTGAGGTGCCGGCTGCCAATCATGTTTTCCAACAGCAATTCCATAAAAACGCCTTGATGTGATCATAGCCAAGGTCTTTAGGTTGCTATTCTACTGGCTTATTAAATGAAAGTGGCACTAGAAATTTCTTGGGGTTCTTTCCTCTGTGCCTTCACCAGCGTTGTGATCTGTTCGTGGATTGTAGCACTCCCTGGTGACTCTCTTTGAAATAGATGCTATTTTTGAGACTCAGATCTTGTTGCATCTCTGCAGGATTTATGATCCACGAGGTAGTATTTGTTGATGGTTGGAGCTTGCTTTGCTCTATCATAGAAAGATTGTCAGTTCTTTTTAACTGTTCTAATGAAACCCTCCCTTCTGTTACTCATTTTGGGAAGCAACAAAAGTTGAGGTTCAAGTTCCTCTGCAGATATGTAAGTATATAACCAAGAACTTAGAGTAACCTATTTAGATGGTCTTCAATATTCAGTGTTCTGATCACagctgggggaaaaaaacttTAGCTCTGTACTTTTCCAGTAGGTAACTACAGTGGGATGAGCAGAGGGGAGGGAtccttatttttctataaagaatattttt from Manis pentadactyla isolate mManPen7 chromosome 9, mManPen7.hap1, whole genome shotgun sequence includes the following:
- the PRDX6 gene encoding peroxiredoxin-6 — protein: MPGGLLLGDEAPNFEANTTIGRIRFHDYLGDSWGILFSHPRDFTPVCTTELGRAAKLAPEFAKRNVKMIALSIDSVEDHLAWSKDINAYNGEEPRETLPFPIIDDKNRELAILLGMLDPAEKDEKGMPVTARVVFVFGPDKKLKLSILYPATTGRNFDEILRVVISLQLTAEKRVATPVDWKDGDSVMVLPTIPEEEAKKLFPKGVFTKELPSGKKYLRYTPQP